One Hyphomicrobium sp. CS1GBMeth3 DNA window includes the following coding sequences:
- a CDS encoding glycine betaine ABC transporter substrate-binding protein, producing the protein MLTATASAIAEQRVIRLGQVGLSFYAVVGGIVQEVLEQDGYKVEVTTGSHGDIFPKLGAGEVDILAAAWLPDGHAPLYAKVKDVTFIVGELYGDARLYWAVPDYVPADLVRSIDDLKKPDVVAQMDKRIRGIGATSGLMVGASKIREAYGLNAAGYEIIPGEAKDWIANFKQAVAEQRWLIMPLWQPQWINAAYKVRVLDEPKGIYGKGDTAVLLGHETLKGKLAPETLDRLAGITLSIDAVTQMDLWVNVGGLTPRDAAKRWLTANPVRKG; encoded by the coding sequence ATGTTGACCGCGACCGCCTCTGCTATCGCCGAGCAACGGGTTATTCGACTGGGTCAGGTCGGCTTGTCGTTCTATGCCGTAGTCGGTGGCATCGTGCAGGAGGTGTTGGAGCAGGACGGATACAAGGTTGAGGTCACGACCGGCAGTCATGGCGACATCTTTCCGAAGCTCGGCGCGGGCGAGGTCGACATTCTAGCCGCCGCCTGGCTGCCCGACGGCCACGCACCTCTCTATGCAAAGGTGAAGGACGTCACATTCATTGTCGGCGAGCTGTACGGCGATGCGCGGCTCTACTGGGCAGTGCCCGATTACGTCCCCGCCGATCTGGTGCGTTCAATCGATGACCTGAAGAAGCCAGATGTCGTGGCGCAGATGGACAAAAGAATTCGCGGCATCGGCGCAACGTCCGGGCTCATGGTCGGCGCCTCGAAGATTCGTGAAGCCTACGGCCTGAACGCAGCCGGTTACGAAATCATCCCGGGCGAAGCGAAAGATTGGATCGCGAATTTTAAGCAAGCGGTCGCCGAGCAACGCTGGCTCATCATGCCGCTATGGCAGCCGCAGTGGATTAACGCGGCCTACAAGGTCCGGGTGCTCGACGAGCCCAAGGGCATCTATGGCAAAGGCGACACTGCCGTCCTCCTCGGACATGAAACCTTGAAAGGCAAACTGGCGCCCGAGACCCTCGACCGTCTCGCGGGCATCACGCTCAGCATCGATGCGGTCACGCAGATGGACCTGTGGGTCAATGTCGGTGGTCTAACGCCGCGCGACGCAGCGAAAAGGTGGCTTACTGCCAATCCTGTGCGGAAGGGCTGA
- a CDS encoding VOC family protein codes for MDRSRQDDGPNSLNRRDVMRAAGAMAVVGAGTVTAGTAPTYGQSNGSANKGALGLRLQGVQHFGLTVQNMDRAFEFYTEVLGGTEIMRDGDFFGERIHNTLLTDQEIEAREREVNPRTMGIPDLRSGAQRLDVRFIQFDNVVIELLQYRDAEQPAGSGSAFAEPLDHMSPAFPRMMHICFHIRDDVDFNTFIADLEAEAARRGMPQVRANRVVTVTTEQDRLAAPLEANSNGITEGRSNGWRLIYCKGSEGEQLEFVQALGPVKEVFAKGMEAHKRSRGNG; via the coding sequence ATGGATCGATCCAGACAAGATGACGGGCCGAATTCACTCAATCGCCGCGACGTCATGCGCGCTGCCGGTGCGATGGCAGTCGTCGGCGCAGGGACCGTCACGGCCGGCACCGCTCCCACTTACGGGCAAAGCAACGGATCTGCCAACAAAGGCGCACTCGGCCTCAGGCTACAAGGTGTCCAGCATTTCGGTCTTACGGTGCAGAACATGGACCGCGCGTTCGAATTCTATACCGAGGTGCTGGGTGGCACCGAAATCATGCGCGATGGCGATTTCTTCGGCGAACGCATTCACAACACGCTCCTGACCGATCAGGAGATCGAAGCGCGCGAGCGCGAGGTCAATCCGCGCACGATGGGAATCCCCGATCTCAGAAGCGGTGCGCAGCGGTTGGACGTGCGCTTCATTCAGTTCGACAACGTTGTGATCGAGCTGTTGCAATACCGGGACGCGGAGCAGCCCGCCGGCAGCGGCAGCGCGTTCGCCGAGCCGCTCGACCACATGAGTCCCGCGTTTCCGCGCATGATGCACATCTGCTTTCACATCCGCGACGACGTAGACTTCAACACGTTCATTGCCGATCTCGAAGCGGAAGCAGCACGACGCGGCATGCCACAGGTCAGAGCCAACCGGGTTGTGACGGTCACGACCGAGCAGGACCGGCTTGCAGCGCCGCTCGAGGCGAACAGCAACGGCATCACCGAAGGTAGGTCGAATGGATGGAGGCTCATCTATTGCAAGGGCTCCGAAGGCGAGCAGCTCGAGTTTGTGCAGGCTCTGGGGCCCGTCAAAGAAGTCTTCGCGAAGGGCATGGAGGCCCACAAACGCTCGCGTGGCAACGGTTAG
- a CDS encoding TonB-dependent receptor, whose protein sequence is MRFAAIFALIVTCGPAFAQQQTETPPPPEAPSTDAPTAKPAEPAPSQTLPSLEVVATQQKKKSVAKKKPAQPKPVATSPTAASAGSDAPDRARSPSAVASELRDSTTGTSTVTATDIARSGENTVYGIVTSLPNVTPAPSGPTIPAIRGETATPTTLFSNFYQGTTSRIALTVDDIPRISSYANNAFQSLYDVSSVQVLRGPQHTLPGTNAFAGAYIVDTNDPVFSYSAGALTEFTYNEYSGTNYRNAGFVNAPFSNEAAIRLVAEFDKGQIPVDIVGPAPAGVDIGKLDDYDGLNLRGKFLVEPDSIPGLSVLVSAEYGNGLDHVFNGYVDLPPFSDRKRSATDFRILDTEGWAAGVRARYQLSAREEIASITSYVRDQYSSSPRSTSAFRFDDMSEERFAQDFTYSFRDVANLTGVIGVGLTDGKRNYDANATVSLGARSITAFADTDADISTQAAYADIAWNFAGPFDLLFGGRIEHLDDKRTLVASVPTPVPPLVPMPFTENYRYDADEVYVLPKIGLRYNLSSNESIAFTVRKGYNPGGAYANLQAYFPPQPFPYEEYKAEEVWTYEAAYRTAMMNNRLQLGVTAFYNDYKDKQFAVTYQQAIRIFNQPDAESYGLEFEGKYAVTPDFDVWGSFGLLHTEIKEISANTDADILGNDFGQDPSYSVSLGVAWRPIENLELTARGVYVDDYFTDFVNAPLSVAGGYTLVDIGASYQLGNAKARVFVNNVTDETAHSTLVVSGNSSNGTLLDPRTFGASLELKF, encoded by the coding sequence ATGCGTTTCGCGGCGATTTTCGCTCTCATAGTCACTTGCGGTCCGGCTTTCGCGCAACAGCAAACAGAAACTCCGCCCCCGCCAGAAGCTCCCTCCACTGACGCTCCCACAGCCAAGCCCGCAGAGCCGGCGCCGTCGCAAACCCTGCCGAGCTTGGAAGTCGTCGCCACTCAGCAAAAAAAGAAATCGGTCGCCAAAAAGAAACCGGCGCAGCCCAAGCCTGTGGCCACTAGTCCGACCGCTGCGTCTGCCGGATCGGATGCTCCGGATCGGGCGCGCTCGCCGTCCGCGGTCGCATCGGAGCTGCGTGACAGCACGACCGGAACATCGACAGTTACCGCGACCGACATCGCACGTTCCGGCGAAAACACGGTCTATGGCATTGTGACGTCGTTGCCGAACGTGACGCCTGCTCCGAGCGGCCCCACGATCCCGGCCATTCGAGGCGAGACCGCAACCCCGACCACCCTCTTTAGCAATTTCTATCAGGGCACCACGTCTCGGATCGCTCTGACCGTGGATGACATTCCGCGAATTTCATCCTACGCCAACAATGCGTTCCAAAGTCTCTACGATGTCAGCTCAGTGCAGGTGCTGAGGGGACCGCAGCACACCCTGCCGGGCACCAATGCGTTTGCCGGCGCCTACATCGTCGACACCAACGATCCCGTTTTTTCCTACTCCGCCGGCGCGCTGACTGAGTTCACGTACAACGAATATTCCGGCACCAATTATCGCAACGCCGGATTTGTCAACGCGCCATTCTCGAACGAAGCAGCGATACGTCTCGTCGCCGAATTCGACAAGGGTCAGATCCCGGTCGATATCGTTGGTCCGGCTCCTGCGGGAGTAGACATCGGCAAGCTCGACGACTACGACGGCCTCAACCTGCGCGGCAAATTCCTGGTCGAGCCTGACAGCATTCCGGGGCTCAGCGTGCTCGTGTCGGCCGAATACGGCAATGGTCTCGACCACGTTTTCAATGGCTACGTCGACCTCCCACCCTTCAGCGATCGCAAACGCAGCGCGACCGACTTCCGTATTCTGGACACGGAAGGCTGGGCTGCCGGCGTCAGGGCGCGCTATCAACTCAGCGCACGCGAGGAAATTGCCTCGATCACGAGCTACGTTCGCGACCAGTATTCGTCCTCGCCGCGCAGTACGAGCGCGTTCAGGTTCGACGATATGTCCGAGGAGCGGTTCGCCCAGGATTTCACTTATAGCTTCCGTGATGTCGCGAACCTCACCGGCGTGATCGGTGTCGGCCTCACCGACGGCAAGCGAAATTACGATGCGAACGCAACCGTTTCTCTCGGCGCGCGCTCGATAACGGCGTTCGCCGATACGGATGCGGATATCTCGACGCAGGCGGCCTATGCGGATATCGCCTGGAACTTCGCTGGGCCGTTCGACCTGCTGTTCGGCGGCCGGATCGAGCACCTTGATGACAAGCGCACCCTCGTCGCGAGCGTCCCGACGCCGGTGCCGCCTTTAGTGCCCATGCCTTTCACGGAGAACTACCGCTACGATGCCGACGAGGTTTATGTGCTGCCGAAGATCGGCCTGCGCTACAATCTCAGCTCCAACGAGAGCATCGCGTTCACCGTCCGCAAGGGCTACAACCCGGGCGGCGCGTACGCAAATCTACAAGCTTATTTCCCTCCTCAGCCCTTCCCGTACGAGGAATACAAGGCGGAGGAAGTATGGACCTATGAAGCTGCATATCGGACGGCGATGATGAACAATCGCCTGCAGCTTGGAGTTACGGCCTTCTATAACGACTACAAGGACAAGCAGTTTGCTGTCACGTATCAGCAAGCCATCAGGATCTTCAATCAGCCCGATGCCGAGTCCTATGGCTTGGAGTTCGAAGGAAAGTACGCCGTCACGCCTGATTTCGATGTCTGGGGCAGCTTCGGGCTGCTGCATACCGAGATCAAGGAAATCAGCGCGAATACGGACGCTGACATTCTTGGCAACGACTTTGGCCAGGATCCGTCCTATTCAGTCTCGCTCGGCGTGGCGTGGCGTCCGATCGAAAATCTCGAGCTGACCGCAAGAGGTGTCTACGTCGACGACTATTTCACCGATTTCGTGAATGCTCCCCTGAGCGTCGCCGGCGGCTATACGCTTGTCGATATTGGCGCCAGCTATCAGCTCGGAAATGCCAAGGCACGGGTCTTCGTGAACAACGTCACCGACGAGACCGCTCATTCTACATTGGTGGTGAGCGGTAATTCATCGAACGGGACGCTGCTCGATCCGCGGACCTTCGGGGCATCGCTGGAGCTCAAGTTTTAG
- the ruvA gene encoding Holliday junction branch migration protein RuvA, which yields MIGQLKGKVDAIGESHAIIDVGGVGYEVQLSARTLRNLKLGDAVVLTIDTHVREDSIRLFGFQSEVERSWFRTLQNVQGVGSKVALGVLGVLSTQDLANAIALGNWAAVEQAPGVGKKLAQRIVAELKDKAPALSVAGLNVPVASGPAGDIEISSEGLAAAEAISALTNLGYNPAQASAAVAAAMKELGAEADTAKLIRGGLKELAR from the coding sequence ATGATCGGTCAGCTCAAGGGCAAGGTCGACGCGATCGGAGAGTCGCATGCGATCATCGACGTGGGTGGCGTCGGTTACGAGGTGCAGCTCTCGGCGCGCACGCTGCGCAACCTCAAGCTCGGTGACGCCGTGGTGCTCACCATCGACACGCACGTGCGCGAGGATTCGATCCGCCTGTTCGGCTTCCAGAGCGAGGTCGAGCGGAGCTGGTTCCGCACGCTGCAGAACGTGCAGGGCGTGGGCTCGAAGGTGGCGCTGGGTGTGCTCGGCGTGCTCTCGACGCAGGACCTCGCCAACGCGATCGCGCTCGGCAACTGGGCAGCGGTGGAGCAGGCGCCGGGCGTCGGCAAGAAGCTCGCGCAGCGCATCGTGGCCGAGCTCAAGGACAAGGCACCGGCGCTGTCGGTTGCGGGTCTCAACGTGCCGGTGGCGAGCGGGCCGGCAGGCGACATCGAAATCTCTTCCGAAGGCTTGGCCGCGGCGGAGGCGATCTCGGCCTTGACCAACCTCGGCTACAACCCGGCGCAGGCGTCCGCAGCGGTGGCCGCTGCCATGAAAGAACTTGGCGCCGAGGCCGATACGGCCAAGCTCATTCGCGGCGGCTTGAAGGAGCTGGCGCGTTAG
- the ruvC gene encoding crossover junction endodeoxyribonuclease RuvC — protein MRGQSQVRIIGIDPGLRRTGWGVIETDGVRLTYVSSGLITSTSDEDLAYRLRELFEGLSSVIASCGASEAAVEETFVNENPRATLKLGQARGMALLAPAMRGLSIAEYSPNLIKKAVVGAGHAEKRQIQAMIGFLLPKARFESADEADALAIAICHASHRGAAALARRVLKEGAPG, from the coding sequence ATGCGGGGGCAATCACAGGTTCGAATCATCGGCATCGACCCGGGTCTCAGGCGCACCGGATGGGGCGTCATCGAGACGGACGGCGTACGGCTGACCTATGTCTCGTCGGGGCTCATCACGTCGACGTCGGACGAGGATCTCGCCTACCGGCTGCGCGAGCTGTTCGAGGGGCTGTCGAGCGTCATCGCCTCGTGTGGGGCGAGCGAGGCCGCCGTCGAGGAGACGTTCGTCAACGAGAACCCGCGCGCGACGCTGAAGCTCGGGCAGGCGCGCGGTATGGCGCTCTTGGCGCCAGCCATGCGCGGCCTCAGCATCGCGGAATATTCGCCGAACCTGATCAAGAAGGCGGTGGTCGGGGCGGGGCATGCCGAGAAGCGGCAGATCCAGGCGATGATCGGGTTTCTGCTGCCCAAGGCGCGGTTCGAAAGCGCGGATGAAGCGGACGCGCTCGCCATCGCCATCTGTCACGCCAGCCATCGCGGCGCGGCGGCGCTCGCTCGTCGCGTGCTAAAAGAAGGGGCTCCGGGATGA
- a CDS encoding HdeD family acid-resistance protein — MQASPTTYPPGTVRMRPMLDALARNWWLILLRGALAILFGVLAFIWPGITLFTLVILYGAFAFVDGVLALVAAIRGGTPAPRWWLALVGVFGIAAGVLTLFWPQITALVLLLFIAAWAIVTGIFQIVGAIRLRHEIEGEWLLIASGVLSVVFGLLLVAWPGAGALAMILVIGSFAIMYGILLIAFALQLRKAAAVRI, encoded by the coding sequence ATGCAGGCTTCACCCACCACCTACCCTCCGGGCACTGTGCGCATGCGTCCCATGCTCGACGCGCTCGCCAGAAACTGGTGGCTCATCCTTCTTCGCGGCGCTCTTGCCATCCTGTTCGGTGTGCTGGCCTTCATCTGGCCTGGCATCACGCTCTTCACCCTCGTCATCCTCTATGGTGCATTCGCGTTCGTCGACGGCGTACTGGCGCTCGTGGCGGCGATCCGCGGCGGCACGCCAGCACCGCGCTGGTGGCTGGCGCTCGTCGGTGTGTTCGGCATCGCAGCTGGCGTGCTGACGCTTTTCTGGCCGCAGATCACAGCGCTCGTGCTGCTCCTGTTCATCGCAGCCTGGGCCATCGTGACCGGGATTTTCCAGATCGTCGGCGCGATCCGGCTCAGGCATGAGATCGAGGGCGAGTGGCTGTTGATCGCAAGCGGCGTGCTGTCGGTCGTCTTCGGCCTCTTGCTGGTGGCCTGGCCCGGGGCCGGGGCGCTGGCGATGATCCTCGTGATCGGGTCGTTCGCGATCATGTACGGCATCCTGCTGATCGCGTTCGCCCTGCAGCTGCGCAAGGCCGCAGCGGTGCGGATCTAG
- a CDS encoding GlsB/YeaQ/YmgE family stress response membrane protein — MLITFDQIIVWIIVGLLGGSLAGLLAKGEKRGFGVWKNLGLGLAGALVGGLLFRLLGLLQSLDGVTISLRDVIAAFVGSILVLLALWLKGRFAPAQ, encoded by the coding sequence ATGCTCATCACGTTCGATCAGATCATCGTCTGGATCATCGTCGGGCTGCTCGGAGGCAGTCTCGCCGGCCTGCTGGCCAAGGGCGAAAAACGCGGCTTCGGCGTCTGGAAAAATCTCGGCCTCGGGCTAGCCGGCGCACTCGTCGGCGGTCTTTTGTTCCGTCTGCTTGGATTGCTGCAGAGCCTCGACGGTGTCACGATCTCCCTTCGCGATGTGATCGCAGCTTTCGTCGGCTCGATCCTTGTGCTGCTCGCCCTTTGGCTGAAGGGCCGCTTCGCACCGGCACAATGA
- a CDS encoding ferric reductase-like transmembrane domain-containing protein — protein MKNIKTAFIVFIAALTGLWLLADTVWPEPLTYFSFRSVFVQYTGIIAIGAMSAATLLAFRPIWPERHLGGLDKMYRLHKWLGITALVVGLVHWWWAKGTKWMVGWGWLTRPERRPRGDQIYGPLEGWLRSQRGLAEFAGEWAFYAAVVLIVLALWKRFPYHLFARTHKWIAVAYLILVYHAVILIKTDYWSEPIGWATGILMLAGAGAAFIALSRRIGHDRKADGVIEEITYYPELRVLETAIRMSDDRWKGHKAGQFAFVTSNKSEGAHPYTIASAWDPKERRIVFITKALGDHTGRLRDTLKVGMPVSVEGPYGCFTFSDQHPRQIWIGAGIGITPFIARMKHLARSPSSQEITLFHPTMDFEQVAIDKLTADARAADVRLHVLVDAKDGLLDADRIRQAVPDWRSASIWFCGPPGFGEALRKDFVAHGFDASKFHQELFEMR, from the coding sequence ATGAAGAACATCAAGACGGCGTTCATTGTCTTTATCGCCGCGCTCACTGGCCTCTGGCTCTTGGCCGATACGGTGTGGCCTGAGCCGCTGACCTACTTTTCGTTCCGGTCCGTATTCGTCCAATACACCGGAATCATCGCCATCGGCGCCATGAGCGCAGCCACTCTGCTGGCCTTTCGCCCCATATGGCCCGAGCGTCATCTTGGCGGCCTCGACAAGATGTACCGGCTGCACAAATGGCTCGGCATCACGGCGCTGGTCGTCGGCCTCGTTCATTGGTGGTGGGCCAAAGGCACCAAATGGATGGTCGGATGGGGCTGGCTCACGAGACCGGAACGCCGGCCGCGAGGCGATCAAATCTACGGTCCGCTCGAAGGCTGGTTGAGAAGCCAGCGCGGCTTGGCGGAGTTTGCCGGAGAGTGGGCATTCTACGCCGCCGTTGTCCTGATCGTCCTCGCGCTGTGGAAACGGTTTCCGTACCACCTATTCGCGAGAACCCATAAGTGGATCGCGGTCGCATACCTGATCCTCGTCTATCACGCCGTCATCCTGATCAAGACGGACTATTGGAGCGAGCCGATCGGCTGGGCCACCGGGATCTTGATGCTTGCCGGCGCCGGAGCCGCCTTCATCGCGCTTTCTCGACGGATCGGGCACGACAGAAAGGCGGACGGCGTCATCGAAGAGATCACCTACTATCCGGAGTTGCGCGTTCTCGAAACCGCGATCCGGATGAGCGACGACCGCTGGAAAGGCCACAAGGCCGGCCAGTTCGCATTCGTGACGTCGAATAAATCCGAAGGAGCACATCCCTACACCATCGCCTCGGCGTGGGATCCTAAGGAGCGGCGCATCGTCTTCATCACCAAGGCGCTCGGAGACCACACCGGACGACTTCGCGATACGCTGAAAGTCGGGATGCCCGTCAGCGTGGAAGGACCTTACGGCTGCTTTACCTTCAGCGACCAGCACCCGCGCCAGATCTGGATTGGCGCGGGGATCGGCATTACGCCGTTTATCGCGCGCATGAAGCACTTGGCACGGTCCCCGTCGTCCCAGGAGATCACGCTCTTTCATCCGACAATGGATTTCGAGCAAGTCGCCATCGACAAGCTAACCGCCGACGCCAGAGCAGCCGACGTGCGCCTGCACGTCCTGGTGGACGCGAAAGACGGCCTGCTCGACGCAGACCGCATCCGGCAGGCGGTTCCGGACTGGCGGTCCGCCAGCATCTGGTTCTGCGGACCACCGGGGTTCGGCGAGGCGCTCCGCAAAGACTTCGTCGCCCACGGTTTCGACGCTTCGAAGTTCCACCAAGAGCTGTTCGAGATGCGTTGA
- the gap gene encoding type I glyceraldehyde-3-phosphate dehydrogenase → MAVKVAINGFGRIGRNVLRAIYEAGRTDIEVVAINDLGPVETNAHLLRFDSVHGRFPGEVTVKGDALDLGRGPIKVTAVKNPAELPHKELGVDIALECTGIFTSKEKASAHLAAGAKRVLVSAPADGADLTVVYGVNHDKLTKDHLVVSNASCTTNCLAPVAKVLNDLVGIEKGFMTTIHSYTGDQPTLDTLHKDLYRARAAALSMIPTTTGAAKAVGLVLPELNGRLDGTSIRVPTPNVSVVDFKFVAKNETTKDEINAGIKAAAAQHLKGVLGVTDQPNVSCDFNHDSRSSIFHLDQTKVLDGTLVRVLSWYDNEWGFSNRMADTAVAMGKLI, encoded by the coding sequence ATGGCAGTTAAGGTCGCGATCAATGGATTTGGCCGTATCGGCCGCAATGTGCTGCGCGCGATCTACGAGGCGGGGCGCACGGATATCGAGGTGGTGGCGATCAACGATCTCGGTCCGGTGGAGACGAACGCGCACCTTCTGCGATTCGACAGTGTGCACGGACGGTTCCCCGGCGAGGTGACGGTCAAGGGCGATGCACTCGACCTCGGCCGCGGCCCGATCAAGGTTACCGCAGTCAAGAACCCGGCGGAGCTGCCGCACAAGGAGCTTGGCGTCGACATCGCGCTCGAGTGCACCGGCATCTTCACGAGCAAAGAAAAGGCGTCGGCGCATCTCGCGGCGGGCGCCAAGCGCGTGCTCGTCTCGGCGCCTGCGGACGGCGCGGACCTGACCGTCGTCTACGGCGTCAACCACGACAAGCTCACCAAGGATCACCTCGTGGTGTCGAACGCCTCGTGCACGACCAACTGCCTGGCGCCGGTTGCCAAGGTGCTCAACGATCTGGTCGGCATCGAGAAGGGCTTCATGACGACCATTCACAGCTACACGGGCGACCAGCCGACGCTCGATACGCTGCACAAGGATCTTTACCGGGCACGCGCCGCGGCGCTGTCGATGATCCCGACGACGACGGGCGCGGCGAAGGCCGTCGGCCTCGTGCTGCCGGAGCTCAACGGCCGCCTCGACGGCACGTCGATCCGCGTGCCGACGCCGAACGTCTCGGTGGTGGACTTCAAGTTCGTGGCTAAGAACGAGACCACCAAGGACGAGATCAACGCCGGCATCAAGGCTGCCGCCGCGCAGCACTTGAAGGGTGTTCTCGGCGTCACCGATCAGCCGAACGTGTCGTGCGACTTCAACCACGACAGCCGCTCGTCGATCTTCCACCTGGACCAGACCAAGGTGCTTGACGGCACGCTGGTGCGTGTTCTCTCGTGGTACGATAACGAATGGGGTTTCTCGAACCGCATGGCCGACACGGCCGTCGCGATGGGCAAGCTGATCTAG
- a CDS encoding DUF5320 domain-containing protein codes for MAQRPRQKAKRPAGRAKAAAPSAPGTPETRVKVLEQERDALKRELEVARQRIAALEESRSVVANRIDWIIESLSNVVDKGS; via the coding sequence ATGGCTCAACGGCCGAGACAAAAGGCTAAGCGCCCGGCCGGTCGCGCAAAAGCGGCCGCACCGTCCGCACCCGGAACGCCGGAAACGCGCGTCAAGGTGCTCGAGCAGGAGCGCGACGCACTGAAACGCGAGCTGGAGGTCGCCCGCCAGCGAATCGCTGCACTCGAGGAAAGCCGCAGCGTCGTTGCCAACCGCATCGACTGGATCATCGAGAGCCTGAGCAACGTTGTCGACAAGGGCAGCTGA
- a CDS encoding 5-formyltetrahydrofolate cyclo-ligase, translating to MLPGWSNPSSSSVKGAAISTDVAKKEMRRRAKTIRDDAYARHGDHASEAIAGHGIAFAARPPPAIVSGFLAIGNEIDPTPLIERLIGEGYRICLPVMEGKGKPLVFRAWAPGEPLAETTWGIREPLPEAPVLEPDIVLGPLLAFDTAGYRLGYGGGFYDRTLARLRALKPIVSIGIGFDEQRVDAVPHVDYDERLDWILTPSGPLKCPAV from the coding sequence ATGCTGCCCGGCTGGAGCAACCCGTCATCCTCGTCCGTGAAAGGCGCCGCCATCTCCACCGACGTTGCCAAGAAAGAGATGCGCCGCCGCGCCAAGACCATCCGTGACGACGCCTACGCGCGCCACGGTGATCACGCATCCGAAGCCATCGCGGGCCATGGCATCGCCTTCGCAGCCCGCCCACCGCCCGCGATCGTCTCGGGCTTCCTCGCGATCGGCAACGAGATCGACCCGACGCCGCTTATCGAGCGCCTGATCGGCGAGGGCTACCGGATCTGCCTCCCCGTGATGGAGGGCAAGGGCAAGCCGCTCGTGTTCCGCGCCTGGGCGCCGGGCGAGCCGCTAGCCGAAACCACATGGGGCATCCGCGAGCCGCTGCCGGAGGCCCCGGTGCTCGAGCCCGATATCGTGCTCGGCCCCCTCCTCGCCTTCGACACCGCAGGCTACCGGCTCGGCTATGGCGGCGGCTTCTACGACCGCACGCTCGCCCGGCTGCGCGCCTTGAAACCGATCGTCTCCATCGGCATCGGCTTCGACGAGCAGCGGGTCGACGCCGTGCCTCACGTCGATTATGACGAACGCCTCGACTGGATCCTGACCCCGTCCGGGCCGCTCAAATGCCCGGCCGTGTAG
- a CDS encoding TIGR00282 family metallophosphoesterase, which yields MRLLFLGDIVGRTGRRAAVEAIPRLRERYKLDFLVINGENAAGGFGITEAIHLELIDAGADAVTLGNHAFDQKDTLVFIERQERLIRPVNFPPGTPGRGAALLKARNGADVLVINAMGRVFMTEIDCPFRAIDRELTACPLKSGADVVLIDFHAEATSEKQALGHFLDGRASVVVGTHTHTPTSDERILAGGTAYMSDAGMCGDYNSVLGMDIEEPVNRFLTRLPRERFEPALGPATVSGLAVEIDDATGLATRVKSLRLGGVLEPTEPLFWVE from the coding sequence ATGCGCCTCCTCTTCCTCGGCGATATCGTCGGACGCACGGGCCGCCGCGCAGCGGTCGAGGCGATCCCGCGCCTGCGCGAACGCTACAAGCTCGACTTCCTTGTTATTAACGGCGAGAACGCGGCCGGCGGCTTCGGCATCACGGAGGCGATCCACCTCGAGTTGATCGACGCCGGCGCCGACGCCGTCACGCTCGGTAACCACGCCTTCGACCAGAAGGACACGCTTGTCTTCATCGAGCGCCAGGAGCGCCTGATCCGCCCCGTGAACTTCCCGCCCGGCACGCCGGGCCGCGGCGCCGCGCTGCTCAAGGCTCGAAACGGCGCCGACGTGCTCGTCATCAACGCCATGGGCCGCGTGTTCATGACCGAGATCGACTGCCCGTTCCGCGCCATCGATCGCGAACTCACAGCCTGTCCGCTGAAATCCGGCGCCGATGTCGTACTGATCGACTTCCACGCCGAAGCAACGAGCGAGAAGCAGGCCCTCGGCCACTTCCTCGACGGCCGCGCAAGCGTCGTCGTCGGCACGCACACGCACACACCGACATCGGACGAGCGCATCCTGGCGGGCGGCACCGCCTACATGTCGGACGCCGGCATGTGCGGCGACTATAATTCCGTGCTGGGCATGGACATTGAAGAGCCGGTCAACCGCTTCCTGACGCGACTCCCGCGCGAGCGCTTCGAGCCCGCCCTCGGTCCGGCCACCGTCTCCGGCCTCGCCGTCGAGATCGACGATGCAACGGGACTTGCCACACGCGTCAAAAGTTTGCGGCTCGGTGGTGTCTTGGAACCTACCGAGCCGCTCTTCTGGGTCGAGTGA